The Aestuariibaculum lutulentum genome segment GTTTTGTTGTTACCAGCTTCCACCAGCGCCTCCTCCTGAGAAACCGCCGCCTCCGAAACCACCACCAAATCCGCCGCCACCGGAAAAACCTCCGCCGGAGCTTCCACCAAATCCGCCACGTCCCATGTTACTCAGAATGATGGCATCCCAAATGTCGAAACCGCCATGTCTGTTTCCGCCTCTATGATTATTACCACCTCCACGTTTGTTTTTGGAAAGGGCAATAACGATAAAGATGATAATGATTAATATGAAAAAGAATTTCGAATTATCCTTTTTGGTATCTGTCTTACGTGTGCCTTTATAAGCTCCGTTAAGGACGTCAAAAATAGCATCGGTACCTTTATTTAAGCCTTGATAGTAATCTCCTGATTTAAATTCGGGGATAATAACATTTCTAACAATTTCACCAACAATACCAGCAGTCAATCTATCTTCAACACCATAGCCGGGAGAAATCCATATTTTGCGATCGTCTCTCGCTAATAAAATAAAAACACCGTTATCTTCCTTAGCTTGTCCAATGCCCCATTGGTGTGCCCAGCGGGGTGTTAATAAACCAATATTTTCACCGTTCGTTGATCCAATAATAGCCACTACAATTTGTGTTGAGGTGGTATCGGAATATTTAATGAGTTTACGCTCTAAGTTCGATTTTTCGTTATTAGAAAGTAAACCTACATAATCGTAAACACTGGTTTGCTCTTTTGGTATTTCGGGTATATTGAATTGGGCAAATCCAAGGTTTCCAACAAATAGGATGAGCGTTAGTGTTACGATAAAGGTCTTCAAATGGGTTAATGTTTTGAAAAATTGCATGTTTTTTAGCCTTTAGAAATGTCGTTCGACAGTTCGTTAACATCACCATGTTGCCAGGGGAAATGTGTTTCGAGTTCTTTGCCTGCTTTTAAAACACCATCAACCAGACCTTGCTTAAAGTTACCGGTTTTAAAATGTGACTGTATAATATCCTTCGTGCTATTCCAGAAGTCTTTAGGTACCACATCGTTGATGCCTTTATCGCCACAAATTACGAAAGCCTTATCTTCTACAGCCACATAGATTAAAACGCCATTTTGTTCTTTGGTGTTATCCATTTTTAATAAATGAAAAACTTCCAAGGCACGTTTGTAGGCATCACCTTTTGATGTTTTTTCAAGGTGTACCCGAATTTCACCAGAGGTTTTTAACTCGGCTTTGCGTATGGCTTCTACGACTTCCTGTTCTTCGCTTTCAGTAAGGAAATCTTCTACTTTAGACATGGTATTTTAGTTAAAATCGAATTCTACATCCACAGGTTTTTCTGCACCTACTTCTGCATCAAAATACGGTTTGCTATCGAAGTTTAATATACCAGCCAATAACGAATTTGGAAATGTTTTTATATGAACATTATAAGGTTTAATAGCTTCGTTGTAACGTGTTCTTGCCGTTTGAATGGTGTTCTCCGTGCTTGTTAATTCGTCCTGAAGCTTTAAGAAATTCTGATTGGCTTTCAGTTCCGGGTAACGCTCTACGGTTACTAATAAACTTTTTAACGCACCACTTAAGCCACCTTGCACCTGGTTGTACTGGGCTAATTGTTCTGGTGTAATATTGTTAGGATCGATGCTGATTGACGTAGCTTTAGCACGTGCTTCAATAACATCGGTAAGGGTTTTGCGTTCAAAATCGGCTGCTCCTTTTACGGTATTTACTAAATTACCAATAAGGTCATTTCTACGTTGGTAAGAGGTTTGTACATTACCCCAGGCTTCACCAACATTTTCGTTTAGAGTAACAGCTGTATTGTTAAAGCCTTTACCCCATGAGTATAATCCGAAAACAATTATTGCAACAATAATCCACGGTAACCATTTTTTCATAATTATATAAGTTTAATGTGTTTTTAATTAACGATTGTTAGACGCACTTTTTTTCTGAATGTTACTTCATCTAAAAAAGAATTTCTAAAAGTTAATAATTAAAGGTGCTCTTTAATTTTTATAAGCTGATTTTTAACTTCTTCGAGTTTACTTATAATTTCAAAATTGGACAGGGTGTCTTTTTTGCCTTCTTTTAAATGTATTTTGGCACCTTCA includes the following:
- a CDS encoding LemA family protein, translating into MKKWLPWIIVAIIVFGLYSWGKGFNNTAVTLNENVGEAWGNVQTSYQRRNDLIGNLVNTVKGAADFERKTLTDVIEARAKATSISIDPNNITPEQLAQYNQVQGGLSGALKSLLVTVERYPELKANQNFLKLQDELTSTENTIQTARTRYNEAIKPYNVHIKTFPNSLLAGILNFDSKPYFDAEVGAEKPVDVEFDFN
- a CDS encoding TPM domain-containing protein, which translates into the protein MQFFKTLTHLKTFIVTLTLILFVGNLGFAQFNIPEIPKEQTSVYDYVGLLSNNEKSNLERKLIKYSDTTSTQIVVAIIGSTNGENIGLLTPRWAHQWGIGQAKEDNGVFILLARDDRKIWISPGYGVEDRLTAGIVGEIVRNVIIPEFKSGDYYQGLNKGTDAIFDVLNGAYKGTRKTDTKKDNSKFFFILIIIIFIVIALSKNKRGGGNNHRGGNRHGGFDIWDAIILSNMGRGGFGGSSGGGFSGGGGFGGGFGGGGFSGGGAGGSW
- a CDS encoding TPM domain-containing protein; amino-acid sequence: MSKVEDFLTESEEQEVVEAIRKAELKTSGEIRVHLEKTSKGDAYKRALEVFHLLKMDNTKEQNGVLIYVAVEDKAFVICGDKGINDVVPKDFWNSTKDIIQSHFKTGNFKQGLVDGVLKAGKELETHFPWQHGDVNELSNDISKG